In a genomic window of Apteryx mantelli isolate bAptMan1 chromosome 2, bAptMan1.hap1, whole genome shotgun sequence:
- the NFX1 gene encoding transcriptional repressor NF-X1 isoform X2, whose protein sequence is MAEARPSAGALNFNPDTADFIPGERQASDINWVNKDRIDSNQNRSDLPFASQSSDRSTDYKSSSKKQPGFCNPESQYGNCQDFHQFFGTGKSSKNRNFQSQRWHRSRNDSTCPRNKIRQTATDATAGPGNSDNSVIPGRRVAPRGYNDFLSSESDREVSNADSRGAKPKKTNLMHASGRGFKEKGKQLHEREKRVSSKQKVELFENAPSLDLTQSDSSESSVGKAFCEAPVGSGDEQKSYNYVNKRYSRKPVWNKPPIEKEYQKRHDSHRSKNTKVGKKSSLAYTSKDKNERKKELSVHKSDETSTSETRHQLSDSVRCNGRKFLLKEDQAPSLHFSWTQYWKKQSNVPKNKETHTGSLIEQLTTEKYECMVCCEVVRIVAPVWSCQNCYHVFHLNCIKKWARSPASQAEDGNSGWRCPACQNASTQVPTTYTCFCGKVHNPEWNRNEIPHSCGELCGKKRQCLDCPHLCNILCHPGPCPSCPAFVTKTCECGRTSHSVRCGQSTAIHCSNVCGNTLNCGKHSCTQVCHAGKCSPCQLAVQQVCYCGSNFKDVLCGTKEEFSDGFGSFSCQKICGKKLNCGRHNCTQVCHPQPCQLCPRLPQVVYRCPCGQTPLSKLLELGCIERKLCTDPIPSCGKTCGKPLSCGSYEFVHTCESLCHEGDCRPCSRTSSIYCRCGFKKKEVPCALLRNKAAITFMCDKRCNKKRSCGRHKCNEICCVDTEHKCSLVCGRKLNCGLHRCEEPCHRGSCQTCWQTSFDELTCYCGESVIYPPVPCGTQPPECKRTCTRPHECDHPVYHSCHSEEKCPPCTYLTQKWCMGKHELRNNIPCHLTDISCGLRCNQMLKCGMHKCKRICHKGECLIDEECKQPCTIPRLYCSHPCMAPCHPSSPCPTTSCSAKVNLHCECGRRKESMICSEASNTYQRIAAISIATKLTDLQLGDSVEISRLITKKEMKQARLQCDEECLALQRNRRLAEALQIDDNSDPFNVRSSVPKYSDLLKEDARQLSMFYASFDGWLLA, encoded by the exons ATGGCTGAGGCGCGGCCCAGCGCAG gTGCATTGAATTTCAATCCTGATACAGCTGACTTCATTCCGGGAGAAAGACAAGCTTCTGATATAAACTGGGTAAATAAAGATAGGATAGACTCTAATCAGAATAGAAGTGATTTACCATTTGCTAGTCAGTCTTCTGACAGAAGTACAGATTATAAAAGCTCTTCCAAAAAGCAGCCTGGCTTTTGTAATCCAGAAAGTCAGTATGGGAATTGTCAAGACTTTCACCAATTTTTTGGTACCGGTAAAAGTTCAAAGAATCGCAACTTTCAAAGCCAGCGATGGCATAGGTCAAGAAATGATAGCACATGTCCTAGAAATAAGATAAGGCAAACTGCTACTGATGCTACTGCAGGTCCAGGAAATTCAGATAATTCAGTGATACCTGGAAGAAGAGTAGCTCCTAGAGGATACAATGACTTTCTCTCCTCAGAGAGTGACAGAGAAGTATCTAATGCAGATAGCAGAGGAGCAAAGCCAAAGAAAACAAACCTGATGCATGCATCTGGAAGAGGGTtcaaggagaagggaaagcaattacATGAGCGGGAAAAGAGAGTGAGCTCTAAACAAAAGGTTGAGCTGTTCGAAAATGCACCATCTTTGGATCTGACTCAGTCTGACTCTTCGGAATCATCTGTCGGAAAGGCATTCTGTGAGGCACCTGTTGGTAGTGGGGATGAGCAGAAAAGCTACAACTATGTTAACAAAAGATATTCCCGGAAGCCTGTGTGGAATAAGCCACCAATAGAAAAAGAGTATCAGAAAAGACATGATTCTCACCGCAGTAAAAATACAAAAGTAGGTAAGAAGTCTTCTCTTGCATATACttcaaaagataaaaatgagaggaaaaaagaactcTCTGTTCACAAAAGTGATGAAACCTCAACCAGTGAAACCAGGCACCAGTTGTCTGACTCTGTCAGATGTAATGGAAGAAAGTTCCTGCTGAAGGAGGATCAGGCACCTTCCCTTCATTTCAGCTGGACCCAGTactggaaaaagcaaagcaatgtaccaaaaaacaaagaaactcaTACAG GGTCCTTGATTGAGCAGCTGACCACAGAGAAGTATGAATGTATGGTATGTTGTGAGGTGGTCCGAATAGTAGCACCAGTGTGGAGTTGCCAGAATTGTTACCACGTATTCCACCTGAATTGCATTAAGAAGTGGGCAAGATCACCAGCTTCACAAGCTGAAG ATGGTAATAGTGGTTGGAGATGTCCAGCTTGTCAGAATGCTTCTACGCAAGTTCCTACAACTTACACTTGTTTCTGTG GCAAGGTACACAATCCTGAATGGAATAGAAATGAAATTCCACATAGCTGTGGAGAACTTTGTGGAAAGAAGAGACAGTGTTTGGACTGTCCACATCTTTGTAACAT cctcTGCCATCCAGGACCTTGCCCTTCATGCCCAGCCTTTGTGACAAAAACATGCGAATGTGGACGAACAAG TCACTCAGTTCGCTGTGGCCAGTCAACAGCAATTCATTGTTCTAATGTCTGTGGAAATACTTTAAATTGTGGTAAGCACAGCTGTACCCAAGTGTGCCATGCAGGAAAATGCTCACCTTGCCAACTAGCAGTACAGCAAG TGTGTTACTGTGGGAGCAACTTTAAAGATGTATTATGTGGGACAAAGGAAGAATTCTCTGATGGATTTGGGAGTTTCTCGTGTCAGAAGATATGTGGCAA AAAATTAAATTGTGGGAGGCACAACTGTACACAAGTATGCCATCCTCAGCCTTGCCAGCTCTGTCCACGACTTCCACAAGTAGTGTATCGCTGTCCCTGTGGCCAGACGCCTCTCAGCAAGTTACTGGAACTAGGATGTATTGAACGCAAATTATGCACAGATCCTATCCCATCCTGCGGAAAAACATGTGGCAAACCTCTTTCTTGTGGTAGCTATG agttTGTTCATACATGTGAAAGCCTTTGCCATGAAGGAGATTGTAGACCGTGTTCTCGCACATCAAGTATTTATTGTAGGTGTGGCTTCAAAAAAAAG GAAGTCCCATGTGCGCTCCTCAGAAATAAAG CTGCTATTACATTTATGTGTGACAAGCGATGCAACAAGAAAAGGTCGTGTGGACGACACAAATGTAATGAAATTTGCTGTGTG GACACAGAACATAAGTGTTCTTTGGTTTGCGGGCGCAAACTCAACTGTGGGCTTCATAGATGTGAAGAACCCTGCCATCGAGGCAGCTGTCAAACATGCTGGCAAACAA GTTTTGATGAATTAACTTGTTACTGTGGTGAATCAGTGATTTACCCCCCCGTCCCCTGTGGCACTCAGCCACCAGAATGTAAAAGAACGTGCACCAGGCcacatgagtgtgatcatccaG TGTACCATTCATGTCATAGTGAGGAGAAATGTCCACCATGTACCTATCTCACTCAGAAATGGTGTATGGGCAAGCATGAA CTGCGGAATAATATTCCCTGTCACCTCACTGATATTTCCTGTGGACTTCGCTGCAATCAAATGTTAAAATGTGGAATGCACAAATGTAAAAGAATCTGTCATAAAGGAGAATGTCTTATAGATGAAGAATGTAAACAGCCATGTACTATTCCAAGGCTATATTGCAGCCATCCCTGTATGGCTCCATGTCATCCTTCTTCACCCTGCCCGACAACTTCCTGTTCTGCTAAG GTCAATCTCCATTGTGAAtgtggaagaagaaaagagagtatGATTTGCTCAGAAGCATCTAATACGTATCAAAG AATAGCTGCTATATCTATTGCCACTAAGTTAACAGATCTGCAACTTGGAGATTCTGTGGAAATCAGTAGGcttattacaaaaaaagaaatgaagcaagCCAG GTTGCAATGTGATGAAGAATGCTTAGCTCTTCAGAGGAACAG GCGTCTTGCTGAGGCTCTTCAAATAGATGATAATTCTGACCCTTTTAATGTCCGCTCTTCTGTACCAAAATACAGTGACCTTTTAAAAGAAGATGCAAG gcagctCAGCATGTTTTATGCAAGTTTTGATGGATGGCTTCTTGCTTGA
- the NFX1 gene encoding transcriptional repressor NF-X1 isoform X3: MAEARPSAGALNFNPDTADFIPGERQASDINWVNKDRIDSNQNRSDLPFASQSSDRSTDYKSSSKKQPGFCNPESQYGNCQDFHQFFGTGKSSKNRNFQSQRWHRSRNDSTCPRNKIRQTATDATAGPGNSDNSVIPGRRVAPRGYNDFLSSESDREVSNADSRGAKPKKTNLMHASGRGFKEKGKQLHEREKRVSSKQKVELFENAPSLDLTQSDSSESSVGKAFCEAPVGSGDEQKSYNYVNKRYSRKPVWNKPPIEKEYQKRHDSHRSKNTKVGKKSSLAYTSKDKNERKKELSVHKSDETSTSETRHQLSDSVRCNGRKFLLKEDQAPSLHFSWTQYWKKQSNVPKNKETHTGSLIEQLTTEKYECMVCCEVVRIVAPVWSCQNCYHVFHLNCIKKWARSPASQAEDGNSGWRCPACQNASTQVPTTYTCFCGKVHNPEWNRNEIPHSCGELCGKKRQCLDCPHLCNILCHPGPCPSCPAFVTKTCECGRTSHSVRCGQSTAIHCSNVCGNTLNCGKHSCTQVCHAGKCSPCQLAVQQVCYCGSNFKDVLCGTKEEFSDGFGSFSCQKICGKKLNCGRHNCTQVCHPQPCQLCPRLPQVVYRCPCGQTPLSKLLELGCIERKLCTDPIPSCGKTCGKPLSCGSYEFVHTCESLCHEGDCRPCSRTSSIYCRCGFKKKEVPCALLRNKAAITFMCDKRCNKKRSCGRHKCNEICCVDTEHKCSLVCGRKLNCGLHRCEEPCHRGSCQTCWQTSFDELTCYCGESVIYPPVPCGTQPPECKRTCTRPHECDHPVYHSCHSEEKCPPCTYLTQKWCMGKHELRNNIPCHLTDISCGLRCNQMLKCGMHKCKRICHKGECLIDEECKQPCTIPRLYCSHPCMAPCHPSSPCPTTSCSAKVNLHCECGRRKESMICSEASNTYQRIAAISIATKLTDLQLGDSVEISRLITKKEMKQARLQCDEECLALQRNRRLAEALQIDDNSDPFNVRSSVPKYSDLLKEDARASIQRRVIVTHQ, from the exons ATGGCTGAGGCGCGGCCCAGCGCAG gTGCATTGAATTTCAATCCTGATACAGCTGACTTCATTCCGGGAGAAAGACAAGCTTCTGATATAAACTGGGTAAATAAAGATAGGATAGACTCTAATCAGAATAGAAGTGATTTACCATTTGCTAGTCAGTCTTCTGACAGAAGTACAGATTATAAAAGCTCTTCCAAAAAGCAGCCTGGCTTTTGTAATCCAGAAAGTCAGTATGGGAATTGTCAAGACTTTCACCAATTTTTTGGTACCGGTAAAAGTTCAAAGAATCGCAACTTTCAAAGCCAGCGATGGCATAGGTCAAGAAATGATAGCACATGTCCTAGAAATAAGATAAGGCAAACTGCTACTGATGCTACTGCAGGTCCAGGAAATTCAGATAATTCAGTGATACCTGGAAGAAGAGTAGCTCCTAGAGGATACAATGACTTTCTCTCCTCAGAGAGTGACAGAGAAGTATCTAATGCAGATAGCAGAGGAGCAAAGCCAAAGAAAACAAACCTGATGCATGCATCTGGAAGAGGGTtcaaggagaagggaaagcaattacATGAGCGGGAAAAGAGAGTGAGCTCTAAACAAAAGGTTGAGCTGTTCGAAAATGCACCATCTTTGGATCTGACTCAGTCTGACTCTTCGGAATCATCTGTCGGAAAGGCATTCTGTGAGGCACCTGTTGGTAGTGGGGATGAGCAGAAAAGCTACAACTATGTTAACAAAAGATATTCCCGGAAGCCTGTGTGGAATAAGCCACCAATAGAAAAAGAGTATCAGAAAAGACATGATTCTCACCGCAGTAAAAATACAAAAGTAGGTAAGAAGTCTTCTCTTGCATATACttcaaaagataaaaatgagaggaaaaaagaactcTCTGTTCACAAAAGTGATGAAACCTCAACCAGTGAAACCAGGCACCAGTTGTCTGACTCTGTCAGATGTAATGGAAGAAAGTTCCTGCTGAAGGAGGATCAGGCACCTTCCCTTCATTTCAGCTGGACCCAGTactggaaaaagcaaagcaatgtaccaaaaaacaaagaaactcaTACAG GGTCCTTGATTGAGCAGCTGACCACAGAGAAGTATGAATGTATGGTATGTTGTGAGGTGGTCCGAATAGTAGCACCAGTGTGGAGTTGCCAGAATTGTTACCACGTATTCCACCTGAATTGCATTAAGAAGTGGGCAAGATCACCAGCTTCACAAGCTGAAG ATGGTAATAGTGGTTGGAGATGTCCAGCTTGTCAGAATGCTTCTACGCAAGTTCCTACAACTTACACTTGTTTCTGTG GCAAGGTACACAATCCTGAATGGAATAGAAATGAAATTCCACATAGCTGTGGAGAACTTTGTGGAAAGAAGAGACAGTGTTTGGACTGTCCACATCTTTGTAACAT cctcTGCCATCCAGGACCTTGCCCTTCATGCCCAGCCTTTGTGACAAAAACATGCGAATGTGGACGAACAAG TCACTCAGTTCGCTGTGGCCAGTCAACAGCAATTCATTGTTCTAATGTCTGTGGAAATACTTTAAATTGTGGTAAGCACAGCTGTACCCAAGTGTGCCATGCAGGAAAATGCTCACCTTGCCAACTAGCAGTACAGCAAG TGTGTTACTGTGGGAGCAACTTTAAAGATGTATTATGTGGGACAAAGGAAGAATTCTCTGATGGATTTGGGAGTTTCTCGTGTCAGAAGATATGTGGCAA AAAATTAAATTGTGGGAGGCACAACTGTACACAAGTATGCCATCCTCAGCCTTGCCAGCTCTGTCCACGACTTCCACAAGTAGTGTATCGCTGTCCCTGTGGCCAGACGCCTCTCAGCAAGTTACTGGAACTAGGATGTATTGAACGCAAATTATGCACAGATCCTATCCCATCCTGCGGAAAAACATGTGGCAAACCTCTTTCTTGTGGTAGCTATG agttTGTTCATACATGTGAAAGCCTTTGCCATGAAGGAGATTGTAGACCGTGTTCTCGCACATCAAGTATTTATTGTAGGTGTGGCTTCAAAAAAAAG GAAGTCCCATGTGCGCTCCTCAGAAATAAAG CTGCTATTACATTTATGTGTGACAAGCGATGCAACAAGAAAAGGTCGTGTGGACGACACAAATGTAATGAAATTTGCTGTGTG GACACAGAACATAAGTGTTCTTTGGTTTGCGGGCGCAAACTCAACTGTGGGCTTCATAGATGTGAAGAACCCTGCCATCGAGGCAGCTGTCAAACATGCTGGCAAACAA GTTTTGATGAATTAACTTGTTACTGTGGTGAATCAGTGATTTACCCCCCCGTCCCCTGTGGCACTCAGCCACCAGAATGTAAAAGAACGTGCACCAGGCcacatgagtgtgatcatccaG TGTACCATTCATGTCATAGTGAGGAGAAATGTCCACCATGTACCTATCTCACTCAGAAATGGTGTATGGGCAAGCATGAA CTGCGGAATAATATTCCCTGTCACCTCACTGATATTTCCTGTGGACTTCGCTGCAATCAAATGTTAAAATGTGGAATGCACAAATGTAAAAGAATCTGTCATAAAGGAGAATGTCTTATAGATGAAGAATGTAAACAGCCATGTACTATTCCAAGGCTATATTGCAGCCATCCCTGTATGGCTCCATGTCATCCTTCTTCACCCTGCCCGACAACTTCCTGTTCTGCTAAG GTCAATCTCCATTGTGAAtgtggaagaagaaaagagagtatGATTTGCTCAGAAGCATCTAATACGTATCAAAG AATAGCTGCTATATCTATTGCCACTAAGTTAACAGATCTGCAACTTGGAGATTCTGTGGAAATCAGTAGGcttattacaaaaaaagaaatgaagcaagCCAG GTTGCAATGTGATGAAGAATGCTTAGCTCTTCAGAGGAACAG GCGTCTTGCTGAGGCTCTTCAAATAGATGATAATTCTGACCCTTTTAATGTCCGCTCTTCTGTACCAAAATACAGTGACCTTTTAAAAGAAGATGCAAG